The genomic window TTAACGAGGGTTCTCTCGAGCGCCTTAGGATCCTCTCCCCGCCTACCTGTGTCAGTTTTAGTACGGACACCATAATAGCTCGCAAACGAGGCTTTTCTTGAAAAATGCTCCAGTTACTTTAAGGCATACGCCCACGTACTCACCTTTGGTGTTTTATGCCCCGGATTTTCCTGAGGCACACCTACGGTTTGAACAAACCGTGTCTACTGGGTTTGCTAACCTTCACATTTCTGTCCCCCCATGCTTAACGCTACTACGGTGGCACAGGATTATTAACCTGTTGTCCATCGTCTACGCCTTTCAGCCTCAACTTAGGCTCCGGCTAACCCTGGGCGGATTTACCTTCCCCAGGAAACCTTAGGCTTGCGGCGAATAAGATTCTCACTTATATTATCGCTACTTATACCGGCATTATCACTTCTATTTCGTCCAAGGGTCTTTTCAGTCCCTCTTCAGTCTGATATAGAACGCTCCCCTACCACTTATGCACCTACGCATAGGCGCAAAAATCCGAAGCTTCGGTAATAGACTTGAGTCCCGTAATATTTTCGGCGCAAGAATGCTCGATTAGTAAGCTATTACGCACTTTTTAAATGATTGCTGCTTCTAAGCCAACATCCTAACTGTCACAGCACCCTCACTTCCTTTATCACTTAGTCTATTTTAGGGACCTTAGCTGTCGGTCTGGGTTGTTTCCCTCTCGACAATGAAGTTTATCCCCCACAGTCTGACTCTTGTGGTACAAACAATAGTATTCGGAGTTTGATTGAATTTGGTAGTCTGGTGGACCCCAATACTCATTCAGTATCTCTACCCCTATTGTTTAATTACACAAGGCTAGCCCTAAAGCTATTTCGAGGAGAACCAGCTATCACCAAGTTTGATTAGACTTTTACTCCTCCCCTTAGTTCATCCCATCACTTTTCAACGTAAATGAGTTCGGACCTCCACGAACTTTTACATTCGTTTCATCCTGACCAAGGGTAGATCACCTGGTTTCGGGTCTACTATGCACTACATAATCGCGCATTTCACACTCGCTTTCGCTACGGCTCCGTCTTTCAAAAGACTTAACCAAGCAATACACAGTAAGTCGCCGGTTCATTATGCAAAAGGCACGCGGTCACACTAATTTTATTAATTATAAAATTATAATGCTCCCACCGCTCGTAAGTACACGGTTTCAGGTTCTATTTCATCCCCCTAACAGGGGTGCTTTTCATCTTTCGCTCGCGCTACTTGTGCGCTATCGGTCGCTGATTAGTATTTAGCCTTAGAGAGTGGACTCCCCTAATTCACACCCGCTTTCGCGAGACGGGTATTACTTGGGAAATTGCAAAGAAAGTGTAACTTTTTTCGCCTACAGGACTATCACCTTCTATGGTTAGGCTTTCCTGCACTATTCAGCTAAAAGCTACATTTTTAACTTTCCAGACAGTCCTTGTCCTGTCTAATGCAATCCCCACGACCCCGATTGTGCAACACACAAGGGTTTGACACACAAACCGGTTTGGGCTTTTTCCCTTTCGCTCGCCGCTACTGAGGAAATCGAACTTTCTTTCTCTTCCTGGAGTTACTGAGATGTTTCACTTCTCTCCGTTGCCTTCGATATTCTATATATTCAAATACCGATGTCATGGCTTAAACCCATGACAGGTTTCCCCATTCGGAAATCTCCGGATCAAGGCTCGTTTGACAGCTCCCCGAAGCTTATCGCAGTCTTCCACGTCCTTCTTCGCCTCTCAGCGCCTAGACATCCACCATGTACCCTTCATAGCTTGACAATTTATGCCATCTTATTTAATCCGCAATTGAGGATCAAATTGCTACCCGTTAAGTATTCATTTTTCAAAGAACAATAAATTTAAATCACACCCTAAATCATTAAGTTGACCTAAAGTGGTGGAGATGAGCGGGGTCGAACCGCCAACCTCTGCCTTGCAAGGGCAGCGCTCTCCCAGTTGAGCTACATCCCCCTGTATATTCCAATATTTAGATAGTGGGCCTAAGTGGACTCGAACCACTGACCTTTCCCTTATCAGGGGAATGCTCTAAACCAACTGAGCTATAGGCCCAACATAACCTCTCTCATCCCTTTGGGCCCACAATCCAAAATCTAGAAGCCATTGCGTGCGAAGCAGGCATGAAAAACTCCTTAGAAAGGAGGTGATCCAGCCGCAGGTTCTCCTACGACTACCTTGTTACGACTTAGTCCTCCTCACAAAACACACCTTAAGCACTTCCCTCCATTGCTGGTTAGGCCAATGATTTTGGGTGCATCTTGCTTGGGTGGCTTGACGGGCGGTGTGTACAAGGCTCGGGAACATATTCACCGCGGCGTAGCTGATCCGCGATTACTAGCGATTCCTACTTCATGGAGGCGGGTTTCAGCCTCCAATCTGAACTGAGATCGGCTTTCTGGGTTTCGCTCCGCCTTGCGGTTTAGCATCCCTTTGTACCGACCATTGTAGCACGTGTGCAGCCCGGGATATAAGGGCCATGATGACTTGACGTCATCCCCACCTTCCTCCGTCTTGACGACGGCAGTCTCTTTAGAGTACCCAGCATGACCTGTTGGCAACTAAAGACAAGGGTTTCGCTCGTTAGGGGACTTAACCCAACGTCTCACGACACGAGCTGACGACAGCCATGCAACACCTGTGATAGTTACGGACTGGATACCGTTCGTTGCCCTTTCGGGCTCCTACTTCCATCATGTCAAACCCCGGTAAGGTTCTTCGCGTTGCATCGAATTAAGCCACATGCTCCACCGCTTGTGCGAGCCCCCGTCAATTCTTTTGAGTTTTAGCCTTGCGGCCGTACTCCCCAGGCGGGGCACTTAATGCGTTAGCTCCGGCAGAGAGATAATCAAAACCCCTCTACCTAGTGCCCATCGTTTACGGCTAGGACTACCGGGGTATCTAATCCCGTTTGCTCCCCTAGCTTTCGCACACTCAGCGTCAGTTACGGGCCAGAGAGTCGCCTTCGCCGCCGGTGTTCCTTCTGATATCTACGCATTTCACCGCTCCACCAGAAGTTCCACTCTCCCCTCCCGCACTCGAGCTATGCAGTATCGGATGCCGTTCTTCCGTTAAGCGGAAGGCTTTCACAACCGACTTACACAGCCGCCTACGTGCTCTTTACGCCCAATAATTCCGAACAACGCTTGCCGCCTCTGTATTACCGCGGCTGCTGGCACAGAGTTAGCCGTGGCTTCCTCCGGAGCCTTAGTCAAACAAAGATGCTATTAACATCCTTGCATTTCTTAACTCCCGACAGCGGTTTACAACCCGAAGGCCTTCTTCCCGCACGCGGCGTCGCTTCGTCACCCTTTCGGGCATTGCGAAAGATTCTCGACTGCAGCCTCCCGTAGGAGTCTGGGCAGTGTCTCAGTCCCAGTGTGGCCGACCACCCTCTCAGGCCGGCTACCCGTCTTTGCCTTGGTAGGCTATTACTCTACCAACTAGCTGATAGGACATTGACCCCTCTTCGAGCAAATGAAATCTTTCGACCCCATTTATTTGACTATTACTACCAATAGCAGCAATAGTTTTATTGGGTATTAGCAACCCTTTCGGTAGCCCCAATTGCTTGGAACGTTGTTATTCCCATCTCAAAGGCAGGTTATCAATGCATTACTCACCCTTACGCCACTCGGTTTGCGCCCCTTTCGAGGCACTCCCTCGTTCGACTTGCATGCCTAATCCACGCCGCCAGCGTTCGTTCTGAGCCAAGATCATACCCTTCATAAATTATACATTATAAAGGCTCCAAGCATAGCCCAGAGATCTTAACTTCTTATGAACTCAAAAAGCTGATTTTACATCAGCAGCACTACTCGCACGCATTTGACTTCTATATTTTTTAAAAGAGCAAACTAACTACTTATCATTCAGAGATCGGTTATTATATACTCGTTTATAAATTAATCAAGAAAAAAATAAAATTTTCTTAAAAATTTATTTTTTTCACTTCGAGTACAAAGGCAATTATATTAAAAAAACCTTTAATTGCAAATACAAAATTCTTTTTAAAAAAGATTCCTCAGAACAAACAGCAATTTCATCAAAATCCTTTCTCTTAATTCTCAGTCGTGTCCACAACCAAACAGCATACCCAACGACTAAAGGGTGTCCTCCAGCGCGAATCCTACCTTGAGTATAACCTCCCAGCGGGCAATCTTGCCATTTTCAATACGCCCTCTAGTCTCGACGACCTGAAACCACCGCATATTGCGTAAGGTCTCCGAAGCCCTTGAAAGTGCGTGTTGAATAGCCTCTTCCATCGTCGTTGTAGAAGTACCTACCAATTCAATTACTTTATATATGTGGTCATCCATTTAACATCTCCCCCCGATTTTGAATAAAAACCCAAACTGATTCATAGCGCCACTACTTTTTTACAACAATTTTATTCGCTCAATCGCCTATAAGAAAAAACCTGTCTTTTCCGAATCATAGCATACGGCAAGGCTTACCCCCTGATTATCTGCCTTGGAACCTGGCATGAACGTCCTGCTGGGCAGCCCCCCCTACCTCCTCTTTTTCATGCAAAAAGCTTTCACTTTCTCAAAGGGAAGCGTATTTAATACATCTTTGGCTTCCAGCCATCCTCTGCGCGCTATCCCCACACCTAATTCCATCATCCACATTTGATCCAGATGATGGGCATCCGTACTAATCGCAACCACAACTCCCGCCTCCTTTGCCTTTCTGCAATTGATGTCATTCAGATCGAGCCGATCATAATAGCAATTGATCTCAAGAGCGGTACCGGTCTCCAAACAAGCTTCAATTACCTTATCCATATCTACTTCATATCCCGCACGTTTACTGATCAAACGGCCTGTAGGATGGGCAATAATATTCACGTATGGATTATGAATTGCCGCAACCATGCGTCCGGTAATCTTATCTTTTCCCTGCTTAAAACCACTATGAATCGACGCAACAACAACATCCAGCTTTTCCAGGAGTTTATCAGAAAAATCCAGTGCACCGTCGGCCTTAATGTCTACCTCGGTGGATTTGAGCAACGTAAACCTTTTAAACGTTTTGTTCAACCGGTCTATCTCCTCAATCTCTTCAAGCAGTTCTTCTTCTTTCAGACCATTTGCTACATGAAGCGACTTTGAATGATCCGAAACCGCGAGATAGTGGTAATCCATTTTCATGGCATATGCGGCCATTTCTTCGAAGGTAGGAATACCATCGCTCCAGTTGGAATGATTGTGGAGATCTCCTTTAATATCTGAGAATTCAATAAGCTTTGGCAATTTTCCCTCCTGAGCAGCCTCAATCTCCCCCCTGTTTTCACGCAGTTCTGGTGGTATCCAGTCCATCCCCAACATTTTGTAAATCTCATCTTCGAACGTTCCTCCGACCTTTTTATCTCCCTGGAAAATACCATATTCACTGATCTTGAATCCCTTTTTTTTAGCAATCTCGCGCAGATGGATATTGTGTTCCTTCGAACCGGTAAAATACTGCAACGCTGAACCAAACTCATCTTGAGAAACAACCCTCAGGTCTACTTGAACACACTCCTCAACCCGAACGCTACCTTTGGTGTCACCCGATGCCAATACCTGAGTCACCCCCGGCATAGCGACAAAAGCCTTTACAATATCCGCCCCATTTGCACCAGATACGAGAATATCTATATCGCCTACCGTTTCTTTCATTCTCCGCAATGAGCCGGCAGCCTGAATATCCGCAATCTGTGAATTATGCTGCAACCCTGTGATAATCCTTTTCACAATAGGATATGCCATCCCAATAGATATTCGCTGCTGACTTGTCTTGAATAATTCAATGCCTTTGATGATATTTTCAATTTTCTTTTCACCAATCCCAAATAACCCTTTTAATTTACCCTCACGCAAGGCGTTCTCAAGATCAGCCAACCCAACGATCCCTAGTTCCCTACTTAACATCGCTACGGTCTTTGGACCTAAACCCGGTATTTGCATCAGGGCTACCGTTTCTTCAGAAATCCCCTTCTTAATTTCTTCGTATTTTGCCATCTTCCCGGTGTTAATATACTCAATAATTTTTTCCGCTGTCCCCTCCCCTATACCAGGAATGTCCGTCAATTTCCGTGCCTTGGCAATCTCTTCAATATCATCTGTCAAATCCCCGATTACCCGCGCAGCCTTTCGGTATGAATTAATCCTGAAAGTATTTTCGCCTTTGAGTTCCAGGATGTTGGCAATTCGTTCGAGCAACAATGCTATTTCATGATTTTTCAGGGAAAATACTCCTCGTCTTTATACTCAAAAAACACAAGGACTTTTACATGATCCTTCTATTGATTCAGCAACATTCAATCCAACTTCAATTTTCTCCGAGCCCTTGAAAGCACAAGGTTAATCGCCGAATGCTGATGAGGATTCTATCCGATTTCCACGATTATAGCAGCGGAGACAGAACACATCAATTTTTATTTGTTGACACACATAGGAAACTTTTAGCATAATTCACCCGTCCCGGTTTTTTTGATTACCAACACAGACACTCAGGATTTACAGGCCTTGAGAAACCAAACTTTTTGCACCTCTGTGTCAAAAGGTGCTACAAAAAGGAGAAAGAGTACATGGGAGAGCAAATGGTCGGTATAATTGGCGGCAGCGGCCTTTATAATATCGAAGGAATTAAGGACGTCAAATCTGTATCCATTGAAACGCCGTTTGGCAAACCTTCCGATAGTTTTACCGTAGGCACTCTGGAAGGCCGTAGGATAGCCTTTCTGCCACGACACGGTAAAGGACATACCATTTTACCTTCTGAGCTAAACTTCAGAGCTAATATTTACGGGATGAAAAAGCTGGGCGCAGAACACATCATCGCCGTCAGTGCTGTAGGGAGCATGAAGGAGGAAATAAAACCTTTAGATATCGTGATTCCGGATCAATTTTTTGACAGAACACGGGGCAGGATTAGCACGTTTTTTGGAGAAGGGATTGTTGGTCATGTAAGTTTTGCCGACCCCATATGTGGCATCCTGGCCGATACCCTCTATCATGCGGCAAAATCAACAGGCACACAAACCCACAAAGGCGGCACGTATTTGTGCATGGAAGGCCCTTTGTTCTCCACACGTGCAGAATCACACGTCTACCGTCAGTGGGGAGTGAGTATTATTGGTATGACGAACCTCCAGGAGGCAAAGTTAGCGAGGGAGGCTGAGATCTGTTACAGTACCCTTGCCATGGCTACGGACTATGACTGCTGGCATGTGAGCGAAGAAGTTGTAACCCTTGAAATGATTATTGGAAATTTGAATAAAAACGCCGAAACCGCAAAACGAATCCTCAAGGCTGCTATTCCTAAAATTGAACTCAAAAGAACCTGTACCTGCGCTACGGCCGTCCAGAATGCCATTGTAACGCACAAAGACCTCATTCCAGAAAGCACCAAAAAGAAACTGGATATTATCTTTGGTAAATACCTGAGATAAAACAATCATTAAAACGGCTTTTTCCAATGCAGATTATTTCACTATGGAACAGGGAGGAGCGGTATTTCCCAAGATCGCCGCTAAAATAAATAACTCTGTCAAGGTCAGTTTGTCGCTTACTCTGCATAACCATCTTTTTTGGTAACTTTTTTCCTATCCCCTCTGATTCCCCTTTGGTAAGAAAGGCTTGGTTAATGAATGTACACGTAAATTCCGGTCGATGATCATTCTGGGGAAAATGCATTTCGTAGAAACCTTAGAGGAAAAAAATATGGGGTGGATATCCTCTTACAACACCTGGAGAACAACCCTGATAAAATTAGGCAGGAATCTTTGTCGAATGCCGTGGTTTACCGGAACCTGGGGATTTTAAGATTGGATGTTATGGAAATCCGGGGTAAGTGGGAAAGATAAGAGGGCATCACATGAACTGCAGAATCGGTTGCGGGGCATGTTGTATTGCGCTGTCGATTTCGTCTTCCATTCCCGGCATGCCGGACGGAAAACCTGCCGGCGTCCGTTGTCCGCAACTCAGTCCGGATAATCGCTGCCTTGTCTTCGGCAAGCCGGAAAGGCCGGCAGTCTGCCTGAGCCTGCGGCCGCGGGAAGAGATGTGCGGACGAACCTCCGAAGAAGCACACGCATATCTGGAATTCCTCGAACAATGCACAGATCCTTCCTGCTAATACCTCTGGATTTGACTTCCGGTCCGGAGATACTCGAACCTATCATTGCGGTGTTTTTTCTGCCTTGCGGAAGGCAGTCATGCCACCGCTCATATTGAGTACCTTTCTGAAACCGGCTTTCAGCAAAAGAGCGGCAGCGGTGTGCGCCCGCGCCCCGCTCCGGCAAATGGTAACGATCTCCTTTTCTTTAAACTTTTCCAGCTCTTTCAATCTTTGCGCCACCTGTCCTACCGGGATATTCAGCGCACCCGGAATAACTCCCAGCTCACCTTTGAGTTCTGCAGGTTC from Candidatus Brocadia sp. includes these protein-coding regions:
- a CDS encoding dodecin family protein; the protein is MDDHIYKVIELVGTSTTTMEEAIQHALSRASETLRNMRWFQVVETRGRIENGKIARWEVILKVGFALEDTL
- the polX gene encoding DNA polymerase/3'-5' exonuclease PolX, whose translation is MLLERIANILELKGENTFRINSYRKAARVIGDLTDDIEEIAKARKLTDIPGIGEGTAEKIIEYINTGKMAKYEEIKKGISEETVALMQIPGLGPKTVAMLSRELGIVGLADLENALREGKLKGLFGIGEKKIENIIKGIELFKTSQQRISIGMAYPIVKRIITGLQHNSQIADIQAAGSLRRMKETVGDIDILVSGANGADIVKAFVAMPGVTQVLASGDTKGSVRVEECVQVDLRVVSQDEFGSALQYFTGSKEHNIHLREIAKKKGFKISEYGIFQGDKKVGGTFEDEIYKMLGMDWIPPELRENRGEIEAAQEGKLPKLIEFSDIKGDLHNHSNWSDGIPTFEEMAAYAMKMDYHYLAVSDHSKSLHVANGLKEEELLEEIEEIDRLNKTFKRFTLLKSTEVDIKADGALDFSDKLLEKLDVVVASIHSGFKQGKDKITGRMVAAIHNPYVNIIAHPTGRLISKRAGYEVDMDKVIEACLETGTALEINCYYDRLDLNDINCRKAKEAGVVVAISTDAHHLDQMWMMELGVGIARRGWLEAKDVLNTLPFEKVKAFCMKKRR
- the mtnP gene encoding S-methyl-5'-thioadenosine phosphorylase, with product MGEQMVGIIGGSGLYNIEGIKDVKSVSIETPFGKPSDSFTVGTLEGRRIAFLPRHGKGHTILPSELNFRANIYGMKKLGAEHIIAVSAVGSMKEEIKPLDIVIPDQFFDRTRGRISTFFGEGIVGHVSFADPICGILADTLYHAAKSTGTQTHKGGTYLCMEGPLFSTRAESHVYRQWGVSIIGMTNLQEAKLAREAEICYSTLAMATDYDCWHVSEEVVTLEMIIGNLNKNAETAKRILKAAIPKIELKRTCTCATAVQNAIVTHKDLIPESTKKKLDIIFGKYLR
- a CDS encoding YkgJ family cysteine cluster protein, whose amino-acid sequence is MGKIRGHHMNCRIGCGACCIALSISSSIPGMPDGKPAGVRCPQLSPDNRCLVFGKPERPAVCLSLRPREEMCGRTSEEAHAYLEFLEQCTDPSC